The following coding sequences are from one Streptococcus mitis window:
- the zwf gene encoding glucose-6-phosphate dehydrogenase produces the protein MSSKVIVTIFGASGDLAKRKLYPSLFRLYKSGNLSEHFAVIGTARRPWSKEYFESVVVESILDLADSTEQAQEFASHFYYQSHDVNDTEHYIALRQLQAELNDKYQAEHNKLFFLSMAPQFFGTIAKHLKSENIVDGKGFERLIVEKPFGTDYATASKLNDELLATFDEEQIFRIDHYLGKEMIQSIFAVRFANLIFENVWNKDFIDNVQITFAERLGVEERGGYYDESGALRDMVQNHTLQLLSLLAMDKPASFTKDEIRAEKIKVFKNLYHPTDEELKEHFIRGQYRSGKIDGMKYISYRSEPNVNPESTTETFASGAFFVDSDRFRGVPFFFRTGKRLTEKGTHVNIVFKQMDSIFGEPLAPNILTIYIQPTEGFSLSLNGKQVGEEFNLAPNSLDYRTDATATGASPEPYEKLIYDVLNNNSTNFSHWDEVGASWKLIDRIEELWAENGAPLHDYKAGSMGPQASFDLLEKFGAKWTWQPDIAYRQDGRLE, from the coding sequence ATGTCATCTAAGGTTATTGTTACAATTTTCGGTGCGAGTGGAGACCTGGCTAAACGCAAGCTCTACCCTTCCCTTTTTAGACTATATAAATCCGGCAATCTTTCCGAGCACTTTGCAGTCATTGGAACTGCTCGTCGTCCTTGGAGCAAGGAATATTTTGAATCTGTTGTAGTCGAATCGATCCTTGATTTGGCAGATAGTACCGAACAGGCTCAAGAGTTCGCTAGCCACTTCTACTATCAAAGTCATGATGTCAATGATACGGAACACTACATTGCTTTGCGTCAATTGCAGGCTGAACTAAATGACAAGTACCAAGCTGAACACAACAAGCTCTTCTTCTTGTCTATGGCACCTCAGTTCTTTGGAACTATCGCAAAACACCTCAAGTCTGAAAACATTGTGGATGGTAAAGGTTTTGAACGTTTAATCGTTGAAAAACCATTTGGTACAGATTACGCAACTGCAAGCAAGTTGAATGACGAGCTCCTAGCAACATTTGACGAAGAACAAATTTTCCGTATCGACCATTATCTTGGTAAGGAAATGATCCAAAGTATCTTTGCAGTTCGCTTTGCAAACTTGATTTTTGAAAACGTTTGGAACAAGGACTTTATCGACAATGTTCAAATTACCTTTGCGGAGCGCTTGGGTGTAGAAGAACGTGGTGGCTACTATGATGAGTCTGGTGCCCTCCGTGACATGGTACAGAACCACACTCTACAACTGCTTTCCCTCCTTGCCATGGATAAGCCAGCAAGCTTCACAAAAGATGAGATTCGTGCCGAAAAGATTAAGGTCTTTAAAAACCTCTATCATCCAACTGATGAAGAACTTAAAGAACACTTTATCCGTGGTCAATACCGCTCTGGTAAGATTGATGGCATGAAATACATCTCTTATCGTAGCGAGCCAAATGTAAATCCAGAATCAACAACTGAAACCTTTGCATCAGGTGCCTTCTTTGTAGACAGCGATCGATTCCGTGGTGTTCCTTTCTTCTTCCGTACAGGTAAACGACTGACTGAAAAAGGAACTCATGTCAACATCGTCTTTAAACAAATGGATTCTATCTTTGGAGAACCACTTGCTCCAAACATTTTGACCATCTATATCCAACCAACAGAAGGCTTCTCTCTTAGCCTAAATGGGAAGCAAGTAGGAGAAGAATTCAACTTAGCTCCGAACTCACTTGATTACCGTACAGATGCGACCGCAACTGGTGCCTCTCCAGAACCATACGAAAAATTGATTTATGATGTCCTAAATAACAACTCAACTAACTTTAGCCACTGGGATGAAGTTGGTGCGTCGTGGAAATTGATTGACCGTATCGAAGAACTCTGGGCTGAAAATGGTGCCCCACTTCATGACTATAAAGCTGGAAGCATGGGACCTCAAGCTAGCTTTGACTTACTTGAAAAATTCGGTGCCAAATGGACTTGGCAACCAGATATCGCCTATCGTCAAGATGGTCGTTTAGAATAA
- a CDS encoding VIT1/CCC1 transporter family protein, with product MSETNHEIDSNFAGRLNILRAGVLGANDGIISIAGVVIGVASATSNIWIIFLSGFAAILAGAFSMAGGEYVSVSTQKDTEEAAVAREKLLLDQDIELAKKSLYAAYIQNGECETSAQLLTNKAFIKNPLKTLVEEKYGIEYEEFTNPWHAAISSFISFFLGSLPPMLSITIFPSEYRIPATVLIVGVALLLTGYTSAKLGKAPTRTAMIRNLAIGLLTMGVTFLLGQLFSI from the coding sequence ATGTCAGAAACAAATCACGAAATCGATTCAAATTTTGCAGGTCGTTTAAATATCCTACGAGCAGGTGTTCTTGGTGCCAATGATGGAATTATTTCCATTGCTGGTGTAGTTATTGGGGTTGCTAGTGCTACGAGCAATATCTGGATTATCTTTTTATCAGGATTTGCGGCGATTTTAGCAGGTGCCTTTTCAATGGCTGGTGGAGAATATGTGTCCGTTTCAACTCAAAAAGATACTGAGGAAGCAGCCGTTGCGCGTGAGAAACTCTTGCTAGACCAAGATATAGAGTTAGCTAAAAAATCTCTCTATGCGGCCTATATTCAAAATGGTGAGTGTGAAACATCAGCCCAACTTCTCACCAACAAGGCCTTTATTAAAAATCCACTCAAGACTTTGGTAGAGGAAAAATATGGGATTGAGTATGAAGAGTTTACCAATCCTTGGCATGCTGCTATCTCTAGCTTTATTTCTTTTTTCCTTGGTAGCTTACCACCCATGCTTTCAATTACCATTTTCCCAAGTGAATACCGCATCCCTGCTACCGTCCTTATCGTCGGTGTGGCCCTTCTTCTCACTGGTTACACTAGTGCCAAACTTGGAAAGGCTCCGACTAGAACAGCGATGATTCGGAACCTTGCTATTGGTCTTTTAACCATGGGAGTTACCTTCCTGCTCGGACAACTTTTCAGCATTTAG
- a CDS encoding ABC transporter permease: protein MFRLTNKLAVSNLIKNRKLYYPFALAVLLAVTVTYLFYSLTFNPKISEIRGGTTIQATLGFGMFVVTLASAIIVLYANSFVMKNRSKELGIYGMLGLEKRHLISMTFKELVLFGILTVGAGIGIGALFDKLIFAFLLKLMKLKVELVATFQMKVVITVLVVFGLIFLGLMFLNALRIARMNALQLSREKASGEKRGRFLPLQTILGSISLGIGYYLALTVTDPLTALTTFFLAVLLVIFGTYLLFNAGITVFLQILKKNKKYYYQPNNLISVSNLIFRMKKNAVGLATIAILSTMVLVTMSAATSIFNSAESLKKVLNPHDFGITGKNVEKEDLDKLLSQFASDKGYSVKEKEVLRYSNFGIANQEGTKLTIFEKGQNRVQPKTVFMVFDQKDYENMTGQKLSLSGNEVGLFAKNDGLKGQKVLTLNDHQFSVKEEFTKDFIVNHVPNQFNILTADYNYLVVPNLQAFLDQFPDSAIYNQFYGGMNVNISEEEQLKVAEEYEKYLNQFNAQLNTEDSYVYGSNLADARSQMSALFGGVFFIGIFLSIIFMIGTVLVIYYKQISEGYEDRERFIILQKVGLDQKQIKQTINKQVLTVFFLPLLFAFIHLAFAYHMLSLILKVIGVIDTTMMLIVTLSICAIFLIAYVLIFMITSRSYRKIVQM, encoded by the coding sequence ATGTTTCGATTAACCAATAAGTTAGCGGTATCGAACTTGATTAAAAACCGCAAACTCTACTATCCTTTTGCGCTGGCTGTTCTCTTGGCAGTCACCGTCACCTATCTCTTTTACTCTCTAACCTTCAATCCCAAGATTTCGGAAATCCGTGGAGGGACAACCATTCAAGCTACTCTTGGATTTGGTATGTTTGTCGTCACCCTTGCGTCAGCTATTATCGTCCTTTATGCAAATAGTTTTGTTATGAAAAACCGTTCCAAGGAACTAGGGATTTATGGCATGTTGGGCTTGGAGAAGCGCCATCTAATCAGTATGACCTTTAAAGAGTTAGTGCTATTTGGAATTCTAACTGTTGGAGCAGGTATCGGTATTGGAGCCTTATTTGACAAGTTGATTTTTGCATTCTTGCTCAAACTGATGAAATTGAAGGTTGAACTGGTCGCCACCTTCCAGATGAAAGTTGTCATTACAGTACTTGTTGTCTTTGGATTGATTTTCCTAGGCCTCATGTTCCTGAATGCCCTTCGAATCGCCCGTATGAATGCCCTCCAGCTCTCGCGTGAGAAAGCAAGCGGAGAGAAAAGAGGTCGTTTCCTACCTCTCCAAACTATTCTTGGTTCCATAAGTTTAGGGATTGGCTATTATCTTGCCCTTACGGTAACCGATCCTCTTACAGCCCTAACAACTTTCTTCCTAGCTGTTTTACTGGTTATCTTTGGGACCTATCTCTTGTTCAATGCAGGAATTACAGTCTTCCTCCAAATCTTAAAGAAAAACAAGAAATACTATTACCAACCTAATAACCTGATCTCAGTGTCTAACTTGATTTTCCGTATGAAGAAAAATGCGGTTGGACTAGCAACTATCGCTATCTTGTCAACAATGGTTTTGGTAACCATGTCAGCAGCGACAAGCATTTTCAATTCCGCAGAAAGCTTAAAAAAAGTTCTAAATCCGCATGACTTTGGAATTACTGGAAAAAATGTTGAAAAAGAAGATTTGGACAAACTCTTGAGCCAGTTTGCAAGTGACAAAGGTTATAGTGTCAAAGAGAAAGAAGTTCTTCGTTACAGTAACTTTGGTATTGCAAATCAAGAAGGAACCAAGTTAACTATTTTTGAAAAAGGACAAAACCGTGTCCAACCAAAAACAGTTTTCATGGTATTTGACCAAAAAGATTATGAAAATATGACTGGTCAAAAACTGTCTCTATCAGGAAATGAGGTCGGTCTCTTTGCCAAAAATGACGGACTGAAAGGACAGAAAGTACTAACTCTAAATGATCATCAATTTTCTGTCAAAGAAGAATTTACTAAAGATTTCATTGTCAACCATGTCCCAAATCAGTTTAATATTTTGACTGCTGATTACAATTACCTTGTTGTTCCTAATTTGCAAGCATTTTTGGATCAATTCCCAGATTCGGCTATCTATAATCAGTTTTACGGTGGCATGAATGTAAATATCAGTGAAGAAGAACAACTCAAGGTCGCTGAAGAGTATGAAAAATACCTCAATCAGTTTAATGCTCAATTAAACACAGAAGATAGCTATGTTTATGGTAGCAATCTAGCAGATGCTCGTTCTCAGATGAGTGCCCTCTTTGGTGGTGTCTTCTTTATCGGTATTTTCCTATCCATTATCTTTATGATCGGAACCGTTCTGGTCATCTACTACAAACAAATTTCTGAAGGCTATGAAGACCGTGAACGCTTTATTATCTTGCAGAAAGTCGGTTTGGATCAAAAGCAAATCAAGCAAACCATCAACAAACAGGTTTTAACTGTTTTCTTCCTTCCTTTGCTTTTTGCCTTCATACATCTAGCATTTGCCTACCATATGCTTAGTCTGATTTTAAAAGTAATTGGTGTAATAGATACGACTATGATGTTGATTGTGACCTTGTCTATCTGCGCTATCTTCCTCATCGCCTATGTGCTGATTTTCATGATTACTTCAAGAAGCTATCGCAAGATTGTACAAATGTAA
- a CDS encoding Cof-type HAD-IIB family hydrolase, whose product MIKLVATDMDGTFLDENGRFDMDRLKSLLVSYKEKGIYFAVASGRGFLSLEKLFADVRDDIIFIAENGSLVEYRGQDLYEATMSREFYLTTFEKLKTSPYVDINKLLLTGKKGAYVLDTVDETYLKVSQHYNENIQKVAILEDIKDDIFKFTTNFTEETLEAGEAWVNEHVPGVKAMTTGFESIDIVLDYVDKGVAIVELAKKLGITMDQVMAFGDNLNDLHMMQVVGHPVAPENARPEILELAKTVIGHHKDQSVIAYMEGL is encoded by the coding sequence ATGATTAAACTAGTAGCAACGGATATGGACGGAACCTTCCTAGATGAGAATGGACGCTTTGATATGGACCGTCTCAAGTCTCTCTTGGTTTCCTACAAGGAAAAAGGGATTTACTTTGCGGTGGCTTCGGGGCGCGGATTTCTATCCTTAGAAAAATTATTTGCTGATGTTCGTGATGACATTATTTTTATCGCGGAAAATGGCAGTTTGGTAGAGTATCGAGGTCAGGACTTGTATGAAGCGACCATGTCTCGTGAGTTTTATTTGACGACTTTTGAAAAGCTGAAAACGTCACCTTATGTAGACATCAATAAACTGCTCTTGACGGGAAAAAAGGGAGCTTATGTTCTAGATACGGTTGATGAGACCTATTTGAAAGTGAGTCAGCACTATAATGAAAATATCCAAAAAGTAGCGATTCTGGAAGATATTAAAGATGACATTTTCAAATTTACGACCAACTTCACAGAAGAAACGCTTGAAGCTGGGGAGGCTTGGGTTAATGAACATGTTCCTGGTGTTAAGGCCATGACAACTGGTTTTGAATCCATTGACATCGTTCTGGACTATGTCGATAAGGGTGTGGCCATTGTTGAATTAGCTAAAAAACTTGGTATCACAATGGATCAGGTTATGGCTTTTGGAGACAATCTAAATGACTTGCATATGATGCAGGTTGTGGGACATCCTGTAGCTCCTGAAAATGCACGACCAGAAATTTTAGAATTAGCAAAGACTGTGATTGGTCACCATAAGGACCAGTCGGTTATAGCTTATATGGAGGGCTTATAA
- a CDS encoding Tex family protein, with amino-acid sequence MDKKYLKISQDLGVTLKQIDTVLSLTAEGATIPFIARYRKDMTGSLDEVAIKAIIDLDKSLTNLNDRKEAVLAKIQEQGKLTKELEEAILAAEKLADVEELYLPFKEKRRTKATIAREAGLFPLARLILQNVTDLEKEAEKFVCEGFATGKEALAGAVDILVEALSEDVNLRALTYQEVLRHSKITSQVKDESLDEKQVFQIYYDFSETVGNMQGYRTLALNRGEKLGVLKVGFEHTTDRILTFFASRFKVKNAYIDEVVQQSVKKKVLPAIERRIRTELTEKAEEGAIQLFSDNLRNLLLVAPLKGRVVLGFDPAFRTGAKLAVVDATGKMLTTQVIYPVKPASARQIEEAKKDLADLIGQYGVEIIAIGNGTASRESEAFVAEVLKNFPEVSYVIVNESGASVYSASELARQEFPDLTVEKRSAISIARRLQDPLAELVKIDPKSIGVGQYQHDVSQKKLSESLDFVVDTVVNQVGVNVNTASPALLSHVAGLNKTISENIVKYREEEGKITSRAQIKKVPRLGAKAFEQAAGFLRIPESSNILDNTGVHPENYAAVKDLFKRLDIKDLNEEAQGKLKSLSIKEMAQELDLGPETLKDIIADLLKPGRDFRDSFDAPVLRQDVLDIKDLVVGQKLEGVVRNVVDFGAFVDIGIHEDGLIHISHMSRKFIKHPSQVVSVGDLVTVWVKKIDTEREKVNLSLLAPNETD; translated from the coding sequence ATGGATAAAAAATATTTAAAAATTTCCCAAGATTTGGGTGTGACCTTAAAACAAATTGATACTGTCTTGTCTTTAACAGCTGAAGGGGCAACTATTCCCTTTATCGCGCGTTATCGCAAGGACATGACTGGTAGTCTGGATGAGGTGGCGATTAAGGCTATTATCGACTTGGATAAAAGTCTGACAAATCTCAACGACCGTAAGGAAGCTGTTTTAGCTAAGATTCAAGAACAAGGCAAGTTGACCAAGGAGTTGGAAGAGGCAATCTTAGCTGCCGAAAAATTAGCAGACGTAGAAGAACTCTATCTACCTTTTAAAGAAAAACGTCGGACTAAGGCAACCATTGCCCGTGAAGCCGGACTCTTTCCGCTTGCTCGCTTGATTTTGCAGAATGTAACTGACTTAGAGAAGGAAGCTGAAAAATTCGTCTGTGAAGGATTTGCGACTGGGAAGGAAGCCTTGGCTGGTGCAGTTGATATCTTGGTCGAAGCCTTATCTGAAGATGTCAATTTACGCGCTCTAACTTATCAGGAAGTGCTGAGACACTCTAAAATCACCTCGCAGGTCAAAGATGAGAGTCTTGATGAAAAGCAGGTCTTTCAGATTTATTATGACTTTTCAGAGACAGTTGGAAATATGCAGGGTTATCGTACCTTAGCCCTCAATCGTGGGGAGAAGCTAGGTGTCTTGAAGGTCGGTTTTGAACATACGACGGACCGTATTCTAACTTTCTTTGCTTCTCGTTTCAAGGTGAAAAACGCCTATATAGATGAAGTTGTCCAACAGTCAGTTAAGAAAAAAGTTTTGCCTGCTATCGAGCGACGCATTCGGACGGAATTAACTGAGAAAGCAGAAGAAGGGGCTATCCAACTCTTTTCGGACAATCTGCGCAATCTGCTCTTGGTTGCTCCGCTGAAAGGGCGCGTGGTTCTTGGATTTGACCCTGCCTTTCGTACAGGTGCCAAGCTAGCTGTCGTGGATGCAACAGGAAAAATGCTGACAACTCAGGTCATTTATCCTGTCAAACCAGCATCAGCTCGTCAAATCGAAGAAGCAAAGAAAGATTTGGCAGATTTGATTGGTCAATACGGTGTAGAGATTATTGCCATCGGTAATGGAACGGCCAGTCGTGAAAGTGAAGCTTTTGTGGCGGAAGTTCTTAAAAATTTTCCTGAGGTTAGTTATGTCATCGTCAATGAAAGTGGTGCTTCGGTCTATTCTGCCAGTGAACTTGCTCGTCAGGAGTTCCCAGACTTGACCGTTGAAAAACGCTCTGCCATTTCTATCGCCCGTCGTTTGCAAGATCCTCTTGCGGAATTGGTCAAAATCGATCCTAAGTCAATTGGTGTCGGTCAATACCAACATGATGTCAGTCAGAAGAAATTATCTGAGAGTCTGGACTTTGTTGTCGATACAGTGGTAAACCAAGTCGGTGTCAATGTCAATACAGCCAGCCCAGCTCTTCTTTCCCATGTCGCTGGACTCAATAAAACCATTTCTGAAAATATCGTCAAGTATCGTGAAGAAGAAGGAAAAATCACTTCACGAGCTCAAATTAAGAAGGTTCCGCGTCTGGGTGCCAAGGCTTTTGAACAGGCAGCTGGTTTCCTTCGTATCCCTGAAAGTAGCAATATCCTTGATAATACAGGAGTTCACCCAGAAAACTATGCTGCGGTTAAGGACCTCTTCAAACGTTTAGATATTAAAGACCTAAACGAAGAAGCCCAAGGCAAACTCAAGTCGCTATCAATCAAGGAAATGGCGCAAGAACTAGACCTTGGTCCAGAAACTCTTAAAGATATCATTGCCGATCTTCTCAAACCAGGTCGAGATTTCCGTGATTCCTTTGACGCACCTGTACTTCGGCAAGATGTCCTAGATATCAAAGACTTAGTGGTTGGTCAGAAGCTGGAAGGTGTGGTGCGTAATGTCGTTGACTTCGGTGCCTTCGTTGATATCGGAATTCACGAGGACGGCTTGATTCATATTTCCCACATGAGTCGCAAGTTTATCAAACACCCTAGTCAAGTGGTGTCAGTTGGAGATTTGGTAACGGTTTGGGTTAAGAAAATCGATACTGAACGTGAAAAAGTCAATCTGTCGCTTCTAGCTCCAAATGAGACTGACTGA
- a CDS encoding ABC transporter ATP-binding protein yields MTLLDVKHVQKIYKTRFQGNQVEALKDIHFTVEKGDYVAIMGESGSGKSTLLNILAMLDKPTRGQVYLNGTDTATIKNSQASSFRREKLGFVFQDFNLLDTLSVKDNILLPLVLSRRPITEMMKKLVVTAENLGINQLQEKYPYEISGGQKQRVAVARAIITEPEILLADEPTGALDSKSSAALLDVFDEINERGQTILMVTHSTAAASRAKRVLFIKDGILYNQIYRGEKTERQMFQEISDTLTVMASEVN; encoded by the coding sequence ATGACACTTTTAGATGTAAAACACGTTCAAAAAATTTATAAAACTCGTTTTCAGGGCAACCAAGTAGAGGCCCTTAAGGATATTCACTTTACCGTAGAAAAGGGTGACTACGTTGCCATCATGGGTGAGTCTGGTTCTGGTAAATCAACTCTTCTCAATATCCTAGCTATGCTGGATAAACCAACTCGTGGTCAGGTTTATCTGAATGGAACTGATACAGCAACCATTAAAAATTCACAGGCTTCTAGCTTCCGTCGTGAAAAGCTGGGCTTTGTCTTCCAAGACTTTAACTTGCTAGATACTCTCTCTGTAAAGGATAATATCTTGCTTCCGCTTGTCTTGTCAAGAAGACCCATTACGGAGATGATGAAGAAATTGGTGGTGACAGCTGAGAATCTTGGTATCAACCAATTGCAAGAGAAGTATCCTTACGAGATTTCAGGTGGGCAGAAACAGCGTGTAGCAGTAGCCCGCGCCATCATCACAGAACCTGAAATTCTCCTTGCGGATGAGCCAACAGGAGCCCTTGATTCCAAGTCATCTGCAGCCTTACTTGATGTCTTTGATGAAATCAATGAGCGTGGCCAAACTATTCTCATGGTAACCCACTCAACAGCAGCAGCTAGCAGAGCTAAACGTGTACTCTTTATCAAAGACGGCATTCTTTACAACCAAATCTACCGTGGAGAGAAGACAGAACGTCAGATGTTCCAAGAAATTTCTGATACCTTGACTGTCATGGCAAGCGAGGTGAATTAG
- the ftsY gene encoding signal recognition particle-docking protein FtsY, with product MGLFDRLFGKKEEPKIEEVVKEALENLDLSEDTEAEEVSQEDAEVEIVEQAELQEDKIQDTVEESLDSEPVVEIPQEEIEEFVNSEEVSEKENYEFLETVEENSSEVLEPETSQVEETVQEKYDRSLKKTRTGFGARLNAFFANFRSVDEEFFEELEELLIMSDVGVQVASNLTEELRYEAKLENAKKPDALRRVIIEKLVELYEKDGNYDERIHFQDGLTVMLFVGVNGVGKTTSIGKLAHRYKQAGKKVMLVAADTFRAGAVAQLAEWGRRVDVPVVTGPEKADPASVVFDGMERAVSEGIDILMIDTAGRLQNKDNLMAELEKIGRIIKRVVPEAPHETFLALDASTGQNALVQAKEFSKITPLTGIVLTKIDGTARGGVVLAIREELNIPVKLIGFGEKIDDIGEFNSENFMKGLLEGLI from the coding sequence ATGGGATTATTTGACCGTCTATTCGGAAAAAAAGAAGAACCTAAAATCGAAGAAGTTGTAAAAGAAGCTCTGGAAAATCTTGATTTGTCTGAAGATACAGAAGCTGAGGAAGTTTCTCAAGAAGATGCAGAAGTTGAAATTGTTGAACAAGCTGAGCTCCAAGAAGATAAAATCCAAGACACAGTTGAAGAAAGTCTGGATTCAGAGCCAGTTGTAGAGATTCCTCAAGAAGAAATAGAAGAATTTGTAAACTCAGAAGAAGTCTCAGAGAAAGAGAATTATGAGTTCCTAGAGACTGTAGAAGAAAATAGTTCTGAAGTGCTTGAACCAGAAACGTCTCAAGTAGAAGAAACTGTTCAGGAAAAATATGATCGTAGTCTTAAGAAAACTCGTACAGGCTTCGGTGCTCGTTTGAATGCCTTCTTTGCCAATTTCCGCTCTGTCGATGAAGAATTCTTCGAGGAACTGGAAGAATTACTGATCATGAGTGACGTTGGTGTCCAGGTGGCTTCTAATTTAACTGAGGAACTACGCTACGAAGCCAAGCTTGAAAACGCCAAGAAACCTGACGCACTACGCCGTGTCATCATTGAGAAATTGGTTGAGCTTTATGAAAAGGATGGTAACTACGATGAAAGAATCCACTTCCAAGATGGCTTGACAGTCATGCTCTTTGTTGGGGTTAATGGTGTTGGGAAAACAACTTCTATCGGAAAACTCGCACACCGCTACAAACAAGCTGGCAAGAAAGTCATGTTGGTTGCGGCAGATACCTTCCGTGCTGGTGCCGTTGCCCAATTAGCAGAATGGGGACGCCGTGTGGATGTTCCAGTTGTGACTGGACCTGAAAAAGCTGACCCAGCCAGCGTGGTCTTTGATGGAATGGAACGTGCCGTGTCTGAAGGTATCGATATTCTCATGATTGATACTGCTGGTCGTCTGCAAAATAAGGATAATCTTATGGCTGAGTTGGAAAAGATTGGTCGTATTATCAAACGTGTTGTGCCAGAAGCACCCCATGAAACCTTCTTAGCTCTTGATGCATCAACAGGTCAAAATGCCCTGGTGCAGGCCAAAGAATTTTCAAAAATTACCCCTTTGACAGGAATTGTCTTGACTAAGATTGATGGAACTGCTCGAGGTGGTGTTGTTCTAGCTATTCGAGAAGAGCTCAATATTCCTGTAAAATTGATTGGTTTTGGTGAAAAAATCGATGATATTGGAGAGTTTAACTCAGAAAACTTTATGAAGGGTCTCTTGGAAGGCTTAATCTAA
- a CDS encoding Cof-type HAD-IIB family hydrolase, producing MADIKLIALDLDGTLLTTDKRLTDRTKATLKAARDRGIKVVLTTGRPLKAMDFFLHELGTDGHEDEYTITFNGGLVQKNTGEILDKTVFSYDDVARLYEETEKLSLPLDAISEGTVYQIQSDQESLYAKFNPALTFVPVAFEDLSSQMTYNKCVTAFAQEPLDAAIQKISPELFDQYEIFKSREMLLEWSPKNVHKATGLAKLISHLGIDQSQVMACGDEANDLSMIEWAGLGVAMQNAVPEVKAVANVVTPMTNDEEAVAWAIEEYVLKEN from the coding sequence ATGGCAGATATAAAATTGATTGCATTGGACTTGGACGGGACCTTGCTGACTACTGATAAAAGGCTGACGGATCGTACCAAGGCAACCCTGAAAGCTGCGCGTGATCGTGGTATCAAGGTTGTATTGACAACTGGTCGTCCTCTAAAAGCCATGGATTTCTTTCTCCATGAGTTAGGAACTGACGGCCATGAAGATGAGTATACGATTACTTTTAATGGTGGTTTGGTTCAGAAAAATACAGGTGAAATCCTTGATAAGACAGTCTTTTCATATGATGATGTGGCACGTTTGTATGAAGAAACAGAGAAATTGTCACTGCCTCTTGATGCTATCTCAGAAGGAACTGTTTATCAAATTCAATCCGACCAAGAAAGTCTTTATGCCAAATTCAATCCAGCTTTGACCTTTGTTCCAGTGGCCTTTGAAGACCTGTCTAGTCAAATGACCTACAACAAATGTGTGACTGCCTTTGCTCAAGAACCCTTGGATGCAGCCATTCAGAAGATTTCTCCAGAATTGTTTGACCAATATGAAATCTTTAAATCACGTGAAATGTTGCTAGAGTGGTCACCAAAGAATGTTCATAAAGCAACAGGTTTGGCAAAACTAATCAGCCATCTAGGAATCGACCAAAGCCAAGTGATGGCCTGTGGTGACGAGGCCAATGATCTTTCTATGATTGAATGGGCAGGGCTTGGAGTTGCCATGCAAAACGCTGTTCCTGAAGTTAAGGCAGTCGCAAATGTAGTGACGCCAATGACCAATGATGAAGAAGCTGTCGCCTGGGCTATCGAAGAATATGTGCTAAAGGAGAACTAA
- a CDS encoding SprT family protein: MRLTDYVKQVSIEDFGRPFIHHAQWNRRLRSTGGRFFPKDGHLDFNPKVYQELGLDVFRKIVRHELCHYHLYFQGKGYQHKDRDFKELLKAVDGLRFVPTLPNSNSKPLKVYRCQSCQQRYQRKRRIDTKRYLCGVCRGKLLLINQPED, from the coding sequence ATGAGACTGACTGATTACGTCAAGCAGGTTTCAATAGAAGACTTCGGCAGACCTTTTATCCATCATGCCCAGTGGAATAGGCGTCTACGTTCGACAGGTGGGCGATTTTTCCCAAAAGATGGGCATTTGGATTTTAATCCCAAGGTTTATCAGGAACTGGGTCTGGATGTTTTTAGGAAAATTGTCCGACATGAACTCTGTCATTATCACCTCTATTTTCAAGGGAAGGGCTATCAACACAAGGATCGGGATTTTAAGGAACTGTTGAAAGCAGTGGATGGATTACGCTTTGTACCAACCTTGCCAAATAGCAACTCCAAACCACTCAAGGTCTATCGTTGTCAATCCTGCCAGCAAAGGTATCAGCGCAAGCGAAGGATTGATACCAAACGCTATCTCTGTGGAGTTTGTAGAGGTAAATTGCTACTAATAAATCAGCCTGAGGACTGA
- a CDS encoding PspC domain-containing protein, whose product MNSKFYKMRRNRMISGVLAGLSDKWNFDVTLVRFLFAIFTVANFGLGVIIYIILASILPTKEDIEAEMYGTGPRKRKEAQAIEENDGWFW is encoded by the coding sequence ATGAATAGTAAATTTTATAAAATGAGACGAAATCGCATGATTTCAGGAGTTTTGGCAGGTCTGTCAGACAAGTGGAACTTTGATGTTACCCTTGTACGTTTTCTGTTTGCCATTTTTACAGTTGCAAACTTTGGACTTGGCGTGATTATCTATATCATCCTAGCCTCTATCTTACCAACCAAGGAAGACATAGAAGCCGAAATGTACGGAACAGGACCACGCAAACGCAAGGAAGCCCAAGCCATTGAAGAAAATGATGGATGGTTTTGGTGA